Proteins encoded together in one Candidatus Eremiobacterota bacterium window:
- a CDS encoding protein kinase: MALFCPECGRENSETARFCIGCGDTLSSSSAPLLDSRYRVIKTIKSGGMGCVYKAMDTRLDTIVALKKMLPYYSSSSELREAAERFRKEAKLLSQFHHGGLPKVMDYFTAHNPLTGDPECYIVMTHIEGSDLEAMHRKSGSRPFPVGQVVEWCLQILDILHYLHTRMPPLVYRDIKPANIMIAEGKVFLVDFGVARVFIPEHTLTAIGTDGYAAPEQCSGRAEPRSDLYSLGVVMHYLLTGIDPQAGTDIPFKPLSELNKEIPEALSILVLSLVEKESEKRPPHAMAVRDSLVLLKDQLTSTAVKKKAVPRVKKKKVATEKESRPPSRKYATIFDAVEKGDTDAVHEFLKNGVRLVYEGGYEVSEYRSLIGKAVEKGNKDIVKLLIENGADVNSRCFDKTCIHVAIENEDMDMIKLLVENGADVNEDHGLLGASPRSAWLLTGGILKLQSSS, translated from the coding sequence ATGGCGCTATTCTGCCCGGAGTGCGGGAGAGAGAATTCTGAAACAGCGAGATTCTGTATCGGCTGCGGTGATACGCTCTCCTCTTCAAGCGCCCCGCTCCTTGACAGCCGCTACCGGGTCATAAAGACTATCAAATCCGGCGGCATGGGCTGTGTGTATAAGGCCATGGACACAAGACTTGATACCATTGTAGCCCTCAAGAAGATGCTTCCCTATTACTCGAGCTCCTCGGAGCTTAGAGAGGCTGCGGAGCGATTCAGGAAAGAGGCGAAGCTCCTCTCGCAGTTCCATCATGGCGGGCTTCCCAAGGTTATGGATTACTTCACTGCCCATAACCCCCTCACCGGTGATCCGGAATGTTACATTGTGATGACCCACATTGAAGGCAGCGATCTCGAGGCGATGCATAGGAAATCAGGCAGCAGGCCTTTCCCAGTGGGACAGGTGGTCGAGTGGTGCCTCCAGATCCTTGACATTCTCCATTATCTTCACACACGTATGCCGCCCCTGGTTTACCGTGATATAAAGCCGGCCAATATCATGATTGCTGAGGGCAAGGTTTTTCTTGTGGATTTCGGAGTAGCCCGTGTCTTCATCCCGGAGCATACGCTCACCGCCATAGGCACCGATGGCTATGCTGCCCCTGAGCAGTGCAGCGGCAGGGCAGAGCCACGGAGCGACCTCTATTCTCTGGGGGTGGTGATGCATTACCTTCTCACCGGTATCGATCCCCAGGCCGGCACAGACATTCCCTTCAAGCCCCTGTCGGAGCTTAACAAGGAAATACCAGAAGCCCTCAGCATCTTGGTCCTTTCGCTCGTGGAAAAAGAATCAGAAAAAAGGCCGCCTCATGCCATGGCGGTAAGAGACAGTCTCGTCTTGTTGAAAGATCAGCTCACTTCAACCGCTGTAAAAAAGAAAGCAGTCCCTCGGGTGAAAAAGAAAAAGGTCGCAACGGAGAAAGAAAGCAGGCCGCCCTCAAGGAAATACGCCACGATTTTCGATGCCGTTGAAAAAGGTGACACCGATGCCGTTCATGAGTTCCTGAAAAATGGCGTAAGACTTGTATATGAAGGGGGTTATGAAGTCTCTGAATATCGCTCTCTCATTGGAAAAGCGGTGGAGAAGGGTAATAAGGATATTGTAAAGCTTCTTATTGAGAATGGCGCTGACGTTAATAGCAGGTGCTTTGATAAAACCTGCATTCATGTAGCAATAGAAAATGAAGATATGGATATGATAAAGCTTCTGGTTGAAAACGGTGCCGATGTAAATGAAGATCATGGCCTCCTTGGCGCAAGTCCTCGCTCTGCCTGGCTGTTGACAGGGGGAATATTGAAATTGCAGAGTTCCTCATAA
- a CDS encoding ankyrin repeat domain-containing protein, protein MAVDRGNIEIAEFLIKHGADDLSPGKKPHLPLRYAVSKGDFAMTALLLENGANVNDRPLPPLYIALKNGHSEIAALLIEKGADVNAEYEYGWSPLRQAAYYGNKKIATLLIEKGANINYKKGEYGWSPLREAITRGHYKLATDLIKNGADISGAELVNWGFPGMIQSQVGYIEMMRILATKGFEFTLSVASKLGDGDLVEELLSSRDDAYDSLNEILIKALYDAIGYGQEEIVFLLIEKIPINKDSSIFKHLLFGAAAQCMEKLMVYLVNHGADVNMGRESGRALLHEAARHGHTKIVALLIEKGAVIDAADKEGKTPFSCALEKNHFEVARLLADKGVQCDIITASQIGYTKGVQEFLDSGNYDINEKDERGRTLLHLAVIGGHVEVVALLIEKGTDINAIDKYSGEPPLHAAIINGHEDMASFLIENGADIDAQTPRGDLPIHLAAKNGHEKVVALLIQKGADVNTIGKNAWVPLHCVAWRWNGTERMASFLIENGADVDALSIDSRTHLSVAADSGNEEVAALLLEKGANVNAKDSNGQTPLHYAAKYYKPRENDLEIAKLLLEKGALLTEDIDNRTPIYWAMVRQNEELIEFLASEGDNINRFVDYYENGMIGQVIFDSNYEDAVDPDKLMRIIIFLIEKGFDVCYNEKNGGTLLHWALRSETYKEELPELTNLLIKKGVDVNAVDYYGFTALHLALQTFDDYINLDYIKLLVKGGADVNAQDNDGNTPLYYAEDEEIRYYLISEGALSE, encoded by the coding sequence CTGGCTGTTGACAGGGGGAATATTGAAATTGCAGAGTTCCTCATAAAACATGGTGCCGATGACCTCTCGCCAGGGAAAAAGCCTCATCTGCCACTCCGTTATGCGGTCAGCAAAGGTGATTTTGCTATGACCGCCCTTCTTCTTGAAAACGGTGCCAATGTAAATGATAGACCTCTTCCACCTCTTTATATCGCATTGAAGAATGGCCACAGTGAGATAGCGGCGCTCCTCATTGAGAAGGGTGCGGACGTCAATGCAGAGTATGAATATGGCTGGTCCCCTCTCCGGCAGGCTGCATATTACGGCAATAAGAAAATAGCGACTCTCCTCATTGAGAAAGGCGCGAACATCAATTACAAGAAGGGTGAATATGGCTGGTCCCCTCTCCGTGAGGCCATAACAAGAGGTCATTATAAATTAGCGACAGACCTTATAAAAAATGGAGCTGATATTAGTGGGGCAGAGCTGGTTAATTGGGGTTTCCCAGGGATGATTCAGAGCCAAGTAGGCTATATTGAAATGATGAGAATCCTTGCCACTAAGGGATTTGAATTTACTCTCTCAGTCGCTTCCAAATTAGGTGATGGAGATCTTGTCGAAGAACTGCTCAGTTCCCGGGATGATGCTTATGATTCACTGAATGAAATCCTTATAAAGGCTCTTTATGATGCTATAGGTTATGGCCAAGAGGAGATTGTGTTTCTTCTCATTGAAAAGATTCCAATAAACAAGGATTCCTCGATTTTTAAACATCTTCTTTTCGGCGCTGCAGCTCAATGTATGGAAAAATTGATGGTGTATCTTGTCAATCATGGTGCTGATGTTAATATGGGAAGGGAATCGGGCAGGGCTCTTCTCCATGAGGCTGCTCGTCACGGTCATACAAAGATTGTGGCGCTTCTGATTGAAAAAGGTGCCGTGATCGATGCGGCTGACAAAGAGGGCAAGACGCCTTTCTCTTGCGCACTGGAAAAAAACCACTTTGAAGTTGCACGACTGCTTGCTGATAAGGGAGTCCAATGCGATATCATAACCGCTTCACAAATTGGCTACACGAAAGGTGTTCAGGAGTTCCTTGATTCAGGGAATTATGACATCAATGAAAAGGATGAACGTGGCAGGACACTGCTTCATTTGGCAGTCATAGGCGGGCACGTGGAGGTGGTTGCCCTTCTTATCGAAAAAGGAACCGATATCAATGCAATAGATAAATACAGCGGGGAACCCCCACTTCATGCGGCAATCATAAACGGTCATGAAGATATGGCATCTTTCCTCATAGAAAATGGTGCAGATATTGATGCGCAGACTCCGCGTGGTGACCTTCCCATTCACCTGGCTGCAAAAAATGGGCATGAGAAAGTCGTCGCCCTGTTAATACAAAAGGGCGCTGATGTCAATACCATAGGTAAAAATGCCTGGGTCCCTCTCCATTGTGTGGCTTGGAGATGGAATGGCACTGAAAGGATGGCATCCTTCCTCATAGAGAATGGTGCAGACGTTGATGCATTATCGATAGATAGCAGAACTCACCTCAGTGTCGCTGCAGATTCGGGTAATGAAGAGGTGGCGGCACTTTTACTGGAAAAGGGTGCCAATGTAAATGCAAAGGATTCAAATGGGCAAACACCTCTTCATTATGCTGCAAAATATTATAAACCACGCGAAAATGATTTGGAGATTGCAAAACTGCTTCTCGAAAAAGGAGCTTTGCTCACTGAAGATATTGATAACCGAACACCGATTTATTGGGCAATGGTAAGGCAGAATGAAGAATTGATAGAATTTTTGGCTTCAGAAGGGGACAATATTAATCGGTTTGTTGATTATTACGAGAATGGCATGATTGGTCAAGTAATATTTGATAGTAATTACGAAGACGCAGTAGATCCCGATAAACTAATGAGAATAATCATATTCCTCATAGAGAAGGGATTTGATGTCTGCTATAACGAAAAAAATGGTGGTACTCTCCTACATTGGGCTCTCAGGTCTGAGACCTATAAAGAGGAACTTCCAGAGCTCACCAATCTTCTCATCAAGAAAGGTGTCGATGTCAATGCCGTTGATTATTACGGTTTTACCGCCCTTCACCTTGCCTTACAAACCTTTGATGATTACATAAATCTTGACTATATCAAGCTCCTTGTCAAAGGCGGAGCCGATGTGAATGCACAGGACAATGATGGAAATACTCCGCTCTATTATGCTGAAGATGAAGAGATCAGGTACTACCTGATTTCTGAGGGGGCTCTCTCGGAATAG